The Pseudodesulfovibrio sediminis genome includes the window ATGTACCGATCAATGAGCGTGACAAAAAAGGAGATGCACCATGTTAAGGCCTCTCCAGCCCTTACTGACCGTTGCTGTCCCACCTCATGTTCACTGTGGCCGGTCAATCAAACGATACATGCTTGAGACACTCATAGCCTTGTTGCCCGCCGTGGTCATGGCCGTCATCGTCTTCAAACTGGACGGCTTGCGCGTCATGGCCCTGTCCTGTTCAATTGCCGTTGCCACTGAAGCCGCCTGCAACAGACTCATGAACCGCGAACAAACCGTGGACGACTGGAGCGCACTCCTCACAGGATTGATCATTGCCTTCCTGCTCCCCGCATCCGCTCCATGGTGGCTGGTAACCATCGGCGCAGTCACCTCCATAAGTCTGGGCAAGATGATCTTCGGTGGTCTTGGCGGCAACCCGTTGTCCGCGCCACTGGTCGGCTGGGCAATCTGTCACATCTCCTGGCCCGCATTCATGGATACCAATGCTTCCATGATGATGTCCGGCCTTCCCGCGCCCTTACAACAAATCAAGTCCTTCGGTCTGGAATCCATTCAGCACCTTGACCCCATGTCCCTGCTCCTGGGCCAACAACTTGGCGGTCTGGGAGAGGTACACGTTCTCGCCCTGCTCGCCGGCGGCATATTCCTGCTCATACGGCACCATATCCGTTGGGAAATCCCTTTTGGATTCATAGCAGGACTGCTGGGAACAGCCACGATCTACTGGCTTATTGACCCTACTGCATACGCTCAACCTCTTTTCCATCTCATGGCTGGAGGAGCCGTGTTCGGAGCCTTCTTCCTGGCGACGGATGCAGCCTCTTCACCGGTAGGCCTCGTGCCCTCCCTGCTTTTTGGGTTGATAGGGGGCGCCATGGTCATCATCATCCGCGTATACGGCATCTACCCGGACGGTGTGCCCTTTGCCATTTTGCTAGCCAACCTGTTCACACCGCTCCTGGACCGCATCCGGCCCAAACCATTCGGTGGTCCATACTCGTTTTTTGACGAGGACACGGAGGAAGCGGCATGAGAGAAATGATCAAAATGATTCTGGTCCTGTCGCTCATCTGCGGCCTGTCCGGACTGACCCTGGCCACGGTCCGGGAAGCCACCAGCAAACGTATTGAAGAGCAGGTTCTTACCTACGTCCAAGGCCCGGCTCTTGATCAAATATTCAGCGACTACGAAAACAATCCCGTCAATGACCGCAAGGTCTTCGAGCTCCCCGAAGGGGCTGTCACTGTCTTTCCGTTCATGAAGGGAGGCAAACTCGAAGGCGTGGCCTTTGAAACCTTCGGCGTCGGCTATGGCGGCAAGGTCGGCATCATGGTCGGCTTCACGCTTGACGGGACCACCCTCCAGGGGATCGGCATCACCACCATGAAGGAAACCCCCGGCCTCGGAGCGCGCGCAACCGAGCCCGTCTTCCGAGACCAGTTCAAGGGGCTCGCCACCGACTCGATCGCTCTGGATAAACAGGGCGGCACCATCGCGGCCATATCCGGTGCGACCATTACCTCGACCGCAACGGTGACAGCCGTCAATGAAGCCATACAGATTTTCGATAGAATCAAGGACAAACTCCCCAACGCATGGGGTCCCTAGGATACCGTCATGAGCACATTGTGGAAAGAACTCTCAAAAGGTCTCTGGCAGGACCTGCCGCCGTTCAAACTGGTTCTCGGCCTGTGTCCGGTACTGGCTGTCACCAAAACAGCGTATAACGGTTTCGGCATGGGGTTGGCCGTCATTTTTGTCCTGGCCCTGTCCAACCTGTTGGTGTCCCTTCTGCGGAAGGTCATCCCGGCCAAGGTGCGCATCGCCTGCTTCATCGTGGTCGCTGCCTCTCTGGTGGTCTGCGTTGAACTACTCATGCAGGCCTATGCCTATCCGCTCTACCAGCAGCTCGGCATCTTCGTCCCGCTCATTGTGGTCAACTGCATCATCCTGGGCCGCGCCGAAGCCTTCGCCTCCAAGAACCCGATTCTTCTGGCCGTGGCCGATGGACTTGGCATGGGCATAGGCTACACTCTTTCCCTGACGTTTCTCGGCTCCATTCGTGAACTTTTCGGATACGGGACATGGTTCGGCATGCAGGTCATGGGCGACTGGTATGAGCCTTTCACCTTCATGGTGGAAGCACCCGGCGCTTTCGTCTGCCTGGGTGTCGTGTTGGCAGGCATGAATCTTCTGACCAACTGGCAGCGCAAATCAAAAGGACTGGAAGCGGTTGAAGGCCCTGTTCACGACTGCAAAACCTGCGGCATGTGCGCAACCAAACCGGGAGCATAATCATGAAGCGCATTTTCGTCATAGCATTCTTCATTCTCTCACTCCTTCTGATCTGGAGTCCGGCCAGAGCCGAGCCGCCCACCAAAGAAAGTATGATGGACATGATTGAACTTTCCGGTGCTCTGGAAATGATGCAACCGATGCTTGAACAACTGAGAGCAAGAGCCCAGACACAAATTAAACATCAAAACCCCAACATGCCTGAAAAAGCGCTCACCATCATAAATGAGGAGATGCAGGCAGGCGTCAAGATCATGGTCATGGAAATACTGGCCAAAATGGCGGACTACTATTCCAAGCACTTAACGCAAAATGAGGTCGATGAAATCATCACGATTTACAAGTCTCCGGCCTGGAAAAAATATGTCGCTGTCGGAAAACAATATTTGGCTGATGAATACGTTACACTCCTTCAGGTCGAGATACCCCGCATGACCAAGGAACTCCTCATGCGCGTATTTACCCGTCTGGAAAACAAAGGCCTGCTCAAGAACAACGAAAAGGGGGCATAATGGACTACTTCGTACTCATCATCGCCGCCATCTTTGTCAACAACATCGTATTGGCGCAGTATCTTGGCAACTGCCCATTCATCGGCACATCCAAAGAGTCCAGTGTCGCCATAGGCATGGGCCTGGCCGTTGTCTTCGTGGCCACAATGGCGGCATGCATCACCTGGTGTGTACAACAATTCATGCTGGCCCCCAATGATTTGGACTACCTTCAGACCATAGCCTTTATTCTGGTTATTGCCGCATTGGTCCAATTCGTGGAAATGTTCCTGAAAAAAGTCATCCCTCCGCTCTACAAATCTCTGGGCATCTTTCTACCGTTGATCACCACGAACTGTGCGGTTCTCGGTATCGCCATCATCTGCCAGCGAGAAGAATTTTCCTTCATCGAAACACTCGTCTTTTCCATGGCATCCGGTTTCGGTTTCATGCTCGCCCTTGTGGTACTGGCAAGTATACGAGAACGTCTAGATCTTGCACGAGTTCCCGTGTCCATGAAAGGCACCCCGCTCGGACTGATCATGGCCGGATTGATGTCCCTCGCATTCTTCGCATTCAAAGGCATGGCCTCCTAGGAGTATATGGATATGATCACAGCTTCCGTACTCGTCCTGTTCGGCATTGGCCTGACCGCAGCTGTTATCCTGGCTGTGGCTTCCAAGGTGCTCTATGTCTACGAAGATCCACGCATCGCCCAGGTGGAAAGCGTGCTCGCCGGAGCCAACTGCGGAGGCTGCGGCTTCCCCGGTTGCGCAGGAGCCGCCCAGGGCGTTGTCGATGGCAAGGCCGGAGCCACAGTCTGCGTTATCGGAGGGGATGAAGTCGCCAAGAATGTCGCTGCCATCATGGGCCTCGATTTCTCTTCCGTGGAGAAAAAAATCGCCTTTGTAGACTGCACCGGTGGCACCCGCGCTGAAGAAATCTATGAATATCAAGGCGTCAAGGATTGCCGCGCCCAACACATGCTGTACAGCGGCTCCAAGATGTGCCCTGAGGGATGTCTCGGATACGGCACCTGCGTGACAGCCTGTCAGTTTGGCGCCATTGCCATGGGGCCAGACGGTTACCCCGTAGTCGACCCGGAACTCTGCACCGCATGCGGTGGATGTGAACAGGTCTGTCCACGCGGCGTCATCACCATCTGGGGCATGACCGCACGGATCAAACATCTCAACGAGAACACGGACTGCCTGGCCCCGTGTCGGCAGCGCTGCCCCGGACAGATCAATATTCCCCGCTATATTGAACAGGTTTCACGCGGTGACTTCGCCGGTGCACTGGAAACCATTCGTGAACGCATTCCCATGCCCCTGTCCATCGGACGAGTCTGCCCTCACCCCTGTGAAGGCGTCTGCCGCCGCGGTCATGTCGACGAATCTGTCGGTATCAACATGATCAAACGGTTTGTAGCCGACTGGGAAATGAACTCCGGTCAACGTCTGCCCATCTCCTGCGCCCCGGAAAATGGCCGAAGAGTTGCCGTGGTCGGTGGTGGTCCGGCCGGACTTTCCTGCGCCTTCTTCCTGCGCAGACTGGGATACAGTCCGACCATCTTCGAGTCCATGCCCAAGCTCGGCGGCCAGCTCAGATACGGCATCCCTGAATACAGGTTGCCCAAGTCGGTACTCGACTGGGAGATCGAGGGCATCCTCGGACTGGGGGTTGATGTCGTCACGGAACAACTTTTCGGCAAAGACTTCACACTCGACTCTCTGGCAGAAGACGGCTTCGAGGCAGTCTTCCTCGGCATCGGAGCATGGATGAACATGACCCTCAGGATCGAAGGCGAAGATTCCATCGGCGTGGAAACCGGCACGGAATTCCTGACAAAGGTCGGTCTCGGAGTCGATACCGGCATAGGCAAAAGGGTCGTGGTCATCGGTGGAGGCAACACGGCCATTGATACGGCCCGCTCCAGCGTCAGACTCGGCGCACACGTCACCATGATGTACCGGCGCACCAGAGACGAGATGCCGGCGCACATAGAGGAAATAGAAGGAGCGGAAGAGGAAAGTGTCAAGTACCTGTATCTCGCCGCCCCCAACCGTATCATCGCGGATGAGTCCGGCCATGTAACACACGTCGAATACATCCAGATGCAACTGGGCGAACCCGATGACTCCGGCCGTCGCCGCCCTGTTCCCATTGAAGGTTCGGAATCGCTCATAGAGTGCGATACGGTCTATACTTCCATAGGCCAAAAACCCGAACTCTCATGTCTATATGATGAAAACGGCGCATGTACACTGGAAGAGACTCGATGGCGCACCCTGGGTGCCGACCCGGAGACCCTGCAAACAGCCATTCCCAATGTGTTCACAGGCGGCGACATGCACACCGGGCCGGCGCTGGTAATCACTGCGCTGGGTGAAGGTCGAAAAGCAGCCAGATCAATAGATCAATATCTGACTGAAGGCGTGCCCCATGTCTCCTCAAACATACAGCGCGAACTGATTCCGTACACCATGTTTACTGACGTCCCGGATGTCGGCTACAGGAAACGCTCCGCTCTACCACATCAAATAGAATGTGATGAACGGATGTGCACATTCAAGGAAATTGAAGGCCCGTTGAGCCTGGAAGAAGTCAAACATGAAACATGCAGATGCCTTCGTTGCGGCCTGACCTGCTATAATAGAGATATGGTGGAAGGGCAGGAATGTCAGGCAGAGGATTGTATCAAAAATCCCTAAAAAAGGGTTGCAAACTGAAAGTCTTGCATATATATTTTTGCTCCCTTGTGACAAAACTCGTACAAGGAACTGAAATGGGCGATTAACTCAGCTGGTCAGAGTGCCATCTTCACACGGTGGAAGTCGGCAGTTCAAATCTGCCATCGCCCACCATCGAAATTACAAAGAATACCAGGCATCCCAAATTTTTATAGGGCCTGGTATTCTTCTTTTTTACTCTTCATAGGCAACACGGAATTCACCTATTTTATGCCCTTTTTCACCCTGTTTTAATAAATTTGGCACACGAATTGGTACATGCAACCCGTGATAAAAAAAGAGTCATAGCTATCAAGCTACAATTTTTTATAATTTATGGTGCCGGGCGGGTGTTGTAAATAAAAATCGACGAACTGAAGGACTGTACGGAGCCAGTGGGGTATCCACCTACAAAGAACAGAACAGCCTGTTTATTCGAGCACAACTTTAATACGAACAAATCCATTCATCGCACGGAGCTTGTCCACGAATTCCTGTCCGCTCATATTATTTACCGAGTTGATATGTTGCTTGTTTTCGTGCAGGAAAGCGGCCAAAATTTCAGCGTCCACATCCAGCCCTCTTTCGAGCAGAGCACGTCCTGTCTCCACAGCCAGCGTGCTGAAAATTTTCATTGAAATGGTAATAGGAATGTCCGCGCCGTCCGCTTGGGCGTCATGGACCGAAATATCGCTACGGAACGATTTGAACGGATTGTCACGCCCCATTACAATACCAACAAGGCCGGGCATGGCGCTCCCCAAGGCCATCCTGTCCCCTTCTTTCAGAAACACGGAATCAATATCATCTACAGGGCTATTATTCAAAAATATGGTCCGAACACTTTCTTCGATGAATCCCTCTTCATATTGCAACACATGCAAAAAAAAATTTCGAACAGACATACCGGAATATCCTTGCAGTGCAAAGCCTTTCTGCAATACGTAGTACCAGGCAGATAATGCGTCCTTGTTCATGTGAATTGTCATACATTCGACTTTATTCATTTTTTTCTCCATACAGCTGTTTTAAAGGCTATCGGAACATTCGATTATTATGCCCGACTGAACATAATGTATTGTTTTTTTTGACAAAATTAATTTTATGGGTGTATAGAGAAGGTGTTTGACAGTTTCTTAACAGCGCGTCAAGGACACGCGCAGAAAACAACACTCACATAAGGATTTACCATGGCCCAGATTCTCAGAATCAATTGTCGTACCAAAGAGTACAGTTTCGAAGATGTCGGTCCCTACGTCAACCTTGGCGGTCGCGCGCTGACTTCTCGTCTCATCAACAAGGAAGTTCCGGCAGATTGTCACCCCCTTTCCGCCGAGAACAAACTGGTCTTCGCCACTGGTTTGCTGGGTGGTTCCACCGCTGCAAACTCCGGTCGAGTGTCTGTCGGCACAAAATCCCCGTTGACCGGCGGCATCAAGGAGTCCAACTCCGGTGGTCTGTTTGCTCACAAAATGCCCAAGATGGGTCTCATCGCCATCGTGCTTGAGGACAAACCCGCCGAAGACGCACCTTTTTCCACTCTGTTCATCACTGATGGTAAGGTTGAATTCCGCGATGCTTCTGACATCGTCGGACTGAACACCTACCCTGGTCACGACAAACTTCTGGCCGAATACGGCAACAAGCTGTGTGCCGCCATGATCGGACCCGCTGGTGAAACTGTCCGCAAGACTGCTACCATTCAGTTCACCGATCCTTACAAACGCCCTGCCCGCTCTGCCGGACGCGGTGGCACCGGTGCTGTCATGGGTTCCAAGAAGATCAAAGCCATCGTGCTTGATCCCGAATTTGCCAACAAGGTTTCCGCAGCAGACAACGACGCTTTCAAAGCCGCTCGCTCCACTTGGGTTGAAATCCTCAAGGGTCACCCCGTCACCGCTGAAGGTCTGCCTGCGTTCGGTACTTCCGTTCTGGTTAACGTCATCAACGAAGCCGGCGCAATGCCCACCAAGAACTTCCGTCTTGGCCAGTGCGACCACGCTGCTGATATCTCCGGTGAGAAAATCGCCGAACTCATTGAAGCTCGCGGTGGTAAGACCACTGAAGGTTGTCACGCCGGTTGCATCATCCAGTGCTCGCAGCAGTACAACGACGCTGACGGAAACTACGTCAGCTCCGGTTTCGAGTACGAAACCGTGTGGGCATTCGGTGCAAACGCATTGATTAAAGACATGGATGACATCGCTGCTCTGGACCGTCTGTGTGACGAAAAAGGCATGGATACCATTGAAATAGGTAACACCGTTGCCATTGCCATGGACGGCGGCATCATCCCCTGGGGTGATGGCAAAGCCGCTATTGAACTGCTTGAAAAAGTCGGCACCGGAGATCCCATGGGTATGATCATGGGTAACGGCGTAACCTTCGCTGGTGGCGCATTCGGCGTAGATCGCCTCCCGGTTGTCAAGAACCAGTCCATGCCTGCTTATGACCCCCGTGCGGTCAAGGGTGTCGGCGTTACTTACGCAACCACCGCCATGGGCGCTGACCACACCGCAGGCTACGGCGTAACCGCCAACGTCTTGGGTGTCGGCGGAACCGTCGATGGTCACAAGAAGGAAGGCAACATCGAGTTGTCCAAGAACCTTCAGGTTGCCACCGCTGCAATCGACTCCATGGGCTTCTGCCTGTTCGTTGCTTTCGCTGTCCTCGACTCCGAGAACGGCGTTCAGACCATGGCCGACCTGGTACAGTCCTACACCGGCAATGCCTTCTCCGTCGATGATCTGGTCGCCCTGGGCGCCGGAGCCATGAAAGACGAGCAGGAGTTCAACGAGCGTGCAGGTTTCACCAAGATGGATGACAAACTGCCCCGCTTCTTCGAAACCGACCTGCTGCCTCCTCATGACGTGGTATGGGACTTCGACGAAGACGAACTGCAGGGTGCCAAGGTTTAATTCCAGGCTTCCCGACAATTATAAGAGGCCGGGGACATGTTCCCGGCCTCTTTTTATTGACCTGTTACCGCCAAAGGATTAGGTTACCCCCTATGGGTATTGAAATTAAATGCTTTGCAACACTGACTAAGTATCTTCCTGAAAACAAGGATGATTACCCCATTGAAGAGGGGGAAACCATCAAGTCACTTGTTCAGAAGCTCGACATTCCTGAAAAGGATGTCACATTGATTTTCATCAACTCTCTGCGTTCCGAGATCGACAGTGAAATCGTTGACGGTGATCGTGTCGGCCTGTTTCCCCCGGTTGGTGGTGGCTAAAGAATGCCCTTGATTTCTGAAGCATTACTCAAATGCGCCAGACCTGTTTCTTTTCCCTGGGGGGAAGACGGATTAGCCGTATCTGATCAAGATATCGCTGCCATTGCCGCGGACTTTTCCATTCCAGGGCACAGCGTAGAAGCACAGGCACTCAAAAACGGAATCTATCCGGACCGCTACTCGCGGAATATGACCTCCATATCACCGAAGGATCAAATTCAGCTCCTTGAGTCAAAAGTGGCGCTCGTTGGCCTCGGCGGACTGGGCGGCACACTCCTTGAGGTGCTCCTCAGACTCGGAGTCGGCACTATTTATGCCGCTGATGGGGACACTTTTGAAGCGAGCAATCTTAACAGACAAATGCTGTCTACTCCCGCCAATCTGAATGTTCACAAGGCTGACGCCGCTCTTGAACGTGCGTCCCTTATCAACCCTTCCGTGACACTCAAAGCGCACAACGAATTTCTGGATCAAAGCACGCTTCCTGACTTTCTGGATGAATGCGATATCGCCATTGACGCACTGGGCGGTCTTAAAACTCGCCTTCATCTTCAACAGGCAGCAGCGTACGCGAAGATACCCCTTGTGACCGGAGCACTGGCCGGTTGGACCGGGTATGTTGGCGTTGTTCAGCCCGGCAATATCGGGCCGGCCGACATAATGGGACATGACAATGCGGCAGAAGAGGAACTCGGCTGCCCCTGTCCTGCTGTTACAGTTATCGCTTCACTCATGGCGACAGAGATAGTCAAAGTACTGACCCAAAATAGCAATACACTAGAGGGGAAAATGCTTCTTGTGGACCTTGCATCGTCGACATTCGAAACGATTGTTTTATAACAAAAGATAGTCCAACACACCACTTGCATTATGTTTTGATTGACTTAATAGTGATTTTTTTGCATATATTGTTCGAACTTCACATCACTCTTTCCGACCTCATCAACCGGAAATCAAGGCATGTAAATTATGACTAAAAATCAAGAAGCAGTCCTCAGACTACGTGTATGGATTGATCAGGAAGAAAAAACCTACATTGGCATCGGCAGCACCCTTCTGCTCCAACACATTGAAGAACTTGGCTCTTTGAGAAAAGCAGCTGAAGCCCTGGGCATGTCTTATCGACGTGCATGGGGTAAACTGAAAAGTGCTGAAGAGCGAATTGGGCGCCCTCTTGTGGAAAAAACCAAAGGAAAAGGACAACGATTTCATTTGTCCCCCTTTGGAAAAGAACTTATGGATAAATTTCTACACTTCTATCTAGATGTAGAAGATTATGCTACAAAGCGTGCATCGGAACTATTGGAAATGGATGTTAAAAAATCCGGCGAATTCTATAGAAACGATACACATTAACCCCGTGAGGTCGAACTTCAAGCACTCGACATACTCACACACCCTTTCGGAGGAACTATGAAACGACTGATCACCCTTTCCATCGCACTGCTCGTCGTCCTGAGCATGGTCTTGCCCGCTTCAGCCGGCAAAACACTCATGATGGCGACCACTACAAGCACTGCCAACACCGGCCTGCTGGATGAACTGATTGTCCCCCAATACATGAAAGACACTGGTGTCGAAATCAAGTTCCTTGCCGTTGGGACAGGTAAAGCCCTGAAAATGGCTGAGAATTGCGACGTCGATGTCGTTCTCGTCCATGCTCCTGGCGCTGAAAAGGCATACATGGACAAAGGCGTTCTCATTGACCGCGTTGAGCTCATGTACAACGACTTCGTCATCATCGGCCCCGAATCTGATCCTGCAGGTGTCAAAGGCATGAACGTTGCCGAAGCCCTGAAGGTCATCGCTGAGAAACAGGCTGTTTTCGCAAGCCGTGGCGACAACTCCGGCACCAACAAAAAGGAACTCTCCCTGTGGAAGGCCGCGGGCATGGCTGTCCCTGAAAAGGCCGCATGGTACATTCAGACCGGTCAGGGAATGCTCCCGACCATCAACATTGCCAACGAAAAAAACGGCTACACCATGACTGACCGTGGTACCTACATCAAATACGCTGATACCAATGGTGGCAATCCGCCCCTGAAGGTTCTGGTCGAAGGTGACAAGGTCCTCTTCAACCAGTACAGCGCTCTGGCAGTAAACACCAAGCTCTGCAAAGATGCCCAGTACGACCTGGCCAAGCAGTACATCTCCTGGATGGCATCTCCCGCTACCCAGAAGGCTATCGGCGACTTCAAGCTTCTCGGTAAAAAGCTCTTCATTCCCAACGCAAAATAAGCTGTTCTTGTTGACCTTCCGGGGGAAAGAGAAGATACTCTTCCCCCGGAATTAAAAGGACAACTATGGATT containing:
- a CDS encoding RnfABCDGE type electron transport complex subunit D; the encoded protein is MLRPLQPLLTVAVPPHVHCGRSIKRYMLETLIALLPAVVMAVIVFKLDGLRVMALSCSIAVATEAACNRLMNREQTVDDWSALLTGLIIAFLLPASAPWWLVTIGAVTSISLGKMIFGGLGGNPLSAPLVGWAICHISWPAFMDTNASMMMSGLPAPLQQIKSFGLESIQHLDPMSLLLGQQLGGLGEVHVLALLAGGIFLLIRHHIRWEIPFGFIAGLLGTATIYWLIDPTAYAQPLFHLMAGGAVFGAFFLATDAASSPVGLVPSLLFGLIGGAMVIIIRVYGIYPDGVPFAILLANLFTPLLDRIRPKPFGGPYSFFDEDTEEAA
- the rnfG gene encoding RnfABCDGE type electron transport complex subunit G → MREMIKMILVLSLICGLSGLTLATVREATSKRIEEQVLTYVQGPALDQIFSDYENNPVNDRKVFELPEGAVTVFPFMKGGKLEGVAFETFGVGYGGKVGIMVGFTLDGTTLQGIGITTMKETPGLGARATEPVFRDQFKGLATDSIALDKQGGTIAAISGATITSTATVTAVNEAIQIFDRIKDKLPNAWGP
- the rsxE gene encoding electron transport complex subunit RsxE; translated protein: MSTLWKELSKGLWQDLPPFKLVLGLCPVLAVTKTAYNGFGMGLAVIFVLALSNLLVSLLRKVIPAKVRIACFIVVAASLVVCVELLMQAYAYPLYQQLGIFVPLIVVNCIILGRAEAFASKNPILLAVADGLGMGIGYTLSLTFLGSIRELFGYGTWFGMQVMGDWYEPFTFMVEAPGAFVCLGVVLAGMNLLTNWQRKSKGLEAVEGPVHDCKTCGMCATKPGA
- a CDS encoding DUF2059 domain-containing protein — its product is MKRIFVIAFFILSLLLIWSPARAEPPTKESMMDMIELSGALEMMQPMLEQLRARAQTQIKHQNPNMPEKALTIINEEMQAGVKIMVMEILAKMADYYSKHLTQNEVDEIITIYKSPAWKKYVAVGKQYLADEYVTLLQVEIPRMTKELLMRVFTRLENKGLLKNNEKGA
- a CDS encoding electron transport complex protein RnfA — translated: MDYFVLIIAAIFVNNIVLAQYLGNCPFIGTSKESSVAIGMGLAVVFVATMAACITWCVQQFMLAPNDLDYLQTIAFILVIAALVQFVEMFLKKVIPPLYKSLGIFLPLITTNCAVLGIAIICQREEFSFIETLVFSMASGFGFMLALVVLASIRERLDLARVPVSMKGTPLGLIMAGLMSLAFFAFKGMAS
- a CDS encoding FAD-dependent oxidoreductase gives rise to the protein MITASVLVLFGIGLTAAVILAVASKVLYVYEDPRIAQVESVLAGANCGGCGFPGCAGAAQGVVDGKAGATVCVIGGDEVAKNVAAIMGLDFSSVEKKIAFVDCTGGTRAEEIYEYQGVKDCRAQHMLYSGSKMCPEGCLGYGTCVTACQFGAIAMGPDGYPVVDPELCTACGGCEQVCPRGVITIWGMTARIKHLNENTDCLAPCRQRCPGQINIPRYIEQVSRGDFAGALETIRERIPMPLSIGRVCPHPCEGVCRRGHVDESVGINMIKRFVADWEMNSGQRLPISCAPENGRRVAVVGGGPAGLSCAFFLRRLGYSPTIFESMPKLGGQLRYGIPEYRLPKSVLDWEIEGILGLGVDVVTEQLFGKDFTLDSLAEDGFEAVFLGIGAWMNMTLRIEGEDSIGVETGTEFLTKVGLGVDTGIGKRVVVIGGGNTAIDTARSSVRLGAHVTMMYRRTRDEMPAHIEEIEGAEEESVKYLYLAAPNRIIADESGHVTHVEYIQMQLGEPDDSGRRRPVPIEGSESLIECDTVYTSIGQKPELSCLYDENGACTLEETRWRTLGADPETLQTAIPNVFTGGDMHTGPALVITALGEGRKAARSIDQYLTEGVPHVSSNIQRELIPYTMFTDVPDVGYRKRSALPHQIECDERMCTFKEIEGPLSLEEVKHETCRCLRCGLTCYNRDMVEGQECQAEDCIKNP
- a CDS encoding aldehyde ferredoxin oxidoreductase family protein — translated: MAQILRINCRTKEYSFEDVGPYVNLGGRALTSRLINKEVPADCHPLSAENKLVFATGLLGGSTAANSGRVSVGTKSPLTGGIKESNSGGLFAHKMPKMGLIAIVLEDKPAEDAPFSTLFITDGKVEFRDASDIVGLNTYPGHDKLLAEYGNKLCAAMIGPAGETVRKTATIQFTDPYKRPARSAGRGGTGAVMGSKKIKAIVLDPEFANKVSAADNDAFKAARSTWVEILKGHPVTAEGLPAFGTSVLVNVINEAGAMPTKNFRLGQCDHAADISGEKIAELIEARGGKTTEGCHAGCIIQCSQQYNDADGNYVSSGFEYETVWAFGANALIKDMDDIAALDRLCDEKGMDTIEIGNTVAIAMDGGIIPWGDGKAAIELLEKVGTGDPMGMIMGNGVTFAGGAFGVDRLPVVKNQSMPAYDPRAVKGVGVTYATTAMGADHTAGYGVTANVLGVGGTVDGHKKEGNIELSKNLQVATAAIDSMGFCLFVAFAVLDSENGVQTMADLVQSYTGNAFSVDDLVALGAGAMKDEQEFNERAGFTKMDDKLPRFFETDLLPPHDVVWDFDEDELQGAKV
- a CDS encoding MoaD/ThiS family protein; this translates as MGIEIKCFATLTKYLPENKDDYPIEEGETIKSLVQKLDIPEKDVTLIFINSLRSEIDSEIVDGDRVGLFPPVGGG
- a CDS encoding HesA/MoeB/ThiF family protein, which encodes MPLISEALLKCARPVSFPWGEDGLAVSDQDIAAIAADFSIPGHSVEAQALKNGIYPDRYSRNMTSISPKDQIQLLESKVALVGLGGLGGTLLEVLLRLGVGTIYAADGDTFEASNLNRQMLSTPANLNVHKADAALERASLINPSVTLKAHNEFLDQSTLPDFLDECDIAIDALGGLKTRLHLQQAAAYAKIPLVTGALAGWTGYVGVVQPGNIGPADIMGHDNAAEEELGCPCPAVTVIASLMATEIVKVLTQNSNTLEGKMLLVDLASSTFETIVL
- a CDS encoding winged helix-turn-helix domain-containing protein; translation: MTKNQEAVLRLRVWIDQEEKTYIGIGSTLLLQHIEELGSLRKAAEALGMSYRRAWGKLKSAEERIGRPLVEKTKGKGQRFHLSPFGKELMDKFLHFYLDVEDYATKRASELLEMDVKKSGEFYRNDTH
- a CDS encoding substrate-binding domain-containing protein, with amino-acid sequence MKRLITLSIALLVVLSMVLPASAGKTLMMATTTSTANTGLLDELIVPQYMKDTGVEIKFLAVGTGKALKMAENCDVDVVLVHAPGAEKAYMDKGVLIDRVELMYNDFVIIGPESDPAGVKGMNVAEALKVIAEKQAVFASRGDNSGTNKKELSLWKAAGMAVPEKAAWYIQTGQGMLPTINIANEKNGYTMTDRGTYIKYADTNGGNPPLKVLVEGDKVLFNQYSALAVNTKLCKDAQYDLAKQYISWMASPATQKAIGDFKLLGKKLFIPNAK